The Vanessa cardui chromosome 9, ilVanCard2.1, whole genome shotgun sequence genome has a window encoding:
- the LOC124532563 gene encoding tRNA-specific adenosine deaminase 1: MPNICADTIAEKCINLYEKLPKSGKPINNEWTVLSCVVQYDKVSATYEVVSLGTGSKCIGASKMSPAGNILNDSHAETFARRGFLIYLYENVMNTIENKQSIFHKEGEKFRLRDNIEFIFYSSQMPCGDASIMTKMGEEDDIGYMIISSKREAQDDNCHIETKRQKLDIHRTGAKCLPHTEQDPKLPGKNYHLLGQVRTKPGRGDRTLSVSCSDKMARWIHVGIQGALLDMLLYEPIFIRYFIFGAGVPYCDISLQRALLKRNCDDAIDKRLFCVPEFCRCSKIFPDIRGEDKKRPAAGSIVWIKTSQNFTEVAVHGQKLGVTKKKANSLSSSLCISKYNIYKKFHEVLLKQKTLCSIVCGEELLCNIEYNKMKRKAVRYQKNWLETRDTFFKIWTSKPDIWNFCLNNKST; this comes from the exons ATGCCTAACATATGTGCCGATACCATTGCCGAAAAATGCATAAACTTGTACGAAAAACTTCCAAAATCAGGTAAACCTATAAACAATGAATGGACCGTACTATCTTGTGTAGTACAATATGATAAAGTTAGTGCTACTTACGAAGTTGTTTCATTAGGCACTGGCTCTAAATGCATTGGAGCCTCCAAAATGTCTCCTGCaggtaatattttaaacgacTCGCATGCCGAAACTTTTGCACGACGCGGCTTTTTGATATACTTGTAtgaaaatgtaatgaataccATAGAAAACAAACAATCCATATTCCATAAAGAAGGCGAAAAATTCAGATTAAGAGATAAtatagagtttattttttattcatcgcAGATGCCATGTGGGGATGCATCAATAATGACCAAAATGGGTGAAGAAGACGATATTGGTTATATGATTATATCTAGTAAAAGAGAAGCTCAGGATGATAATTGTCATATTGAAACTAAAAGGCAAAAGCTGGATATTCATAGAACAGGAGCAAAATGTCTGCCTCACACAGAACAAGATCCAAAATTACCAGGAAAAAACTATCATTTACTTGGACAAGTGAGAACTAAACCTGGAAGAGGTGACAGGACATTATCAGTTTCGTGCAGCGATAAAATGGCTCGGTGGATACATGTTGGAATACAAGGAGCTTTACTGGATATGCTCTTATACGAACCAATCTTTATaaggtattttatatttggtGCTGGCGTTCCGTACTGTGATATATCATTACAAAGAGCTCTATTAAAGAGAAACTGTGATGATGCTATTGATAAGAGACTTTTTTGTGTTCCTGAATTCTGTAgatgttcaaaaatatttcctGATATTAGAGGGGAAGATAAAAAGAGGCCAGCTGCTGGAAGTATTGTTTGGATTAAAACAAGTCAAAA TTTTACGGAAGTAGCTGTTCACGGTCAAAAACTAGGAGTAACAAAGAAAAAGGCAAATTCTCTTAGTAGTTCTTTATGTATCAGCAAATACaacatttataagaaatttcatGAAGTTTTACTCAAACAAAAAACTTTGTGTAGTATTGTCTGTGGTGAAGAGTTGTTATGTAacattgaatataacaaaatgaaaagaaaGGCTGTCAGATATCAAAAAAATTGGCTTGAAACAAGAGATACTTTCTTCAAAATATGGACATCTAAACCAGATATCtggaatttttgtttaaataataaatcaacttga
- the LOC124532418 gene encoding protein PET100 homolog, mitochondrial, protein MGNWKLEVGRMAMYTSFPVALFFFFNQPTYFEEWVTNTKRQIFPPENKQDREAIQKLIQDMKRKQLRAIEGE, encoded by the coding sequence atgggaaaCTGGAAATTAGAAGTCGGAAGAATGGCAATGTACACATCATTCCcagttgctttattttttttcttcaaccAACCAACCTATTTTGAGGAATGGGTAACTAATACTAAACGCCAAATATTTCCACCAGAAAATAAGCAGGATCGAGAAGCTATACAGAAGTTAATACAGGATATGAAAAGGAAACAGTTGAGAGCAATTGAAGGAGAGTAA
- the LOC124532417 gene encoding major facilitator superfamily domain-containing protein 9-like, protein MSYSIPLLKFVAFLDLLAVGLIVPLIPNHVRQMGGNHIYIGLLGSIYAGFQLGSGPLIGSLSDIRGRKEILILTLLVCSVAYLILGLTNSIAVILVVRAVLGLFKQTQLLTKALVPDFEKNERKQSNIYGKMAAISGMGITLGPVIGGHIVEDYPIHGFSFIGGVVSICFLINAGLAMLLPNVNTPAKRKPEKRSSQNVISTLLSCTKQSFVELSKVKWSKYWTIFMFQASNSFAMGVYYSSYALYLKTQFGLTPKHIGYVVSVQGVIGAVSSFLIGYINSFYGHDEGYTLRNYHVFLLTTLSLLGICLSFNVIMYSVLLIPLAIGNAVGRLVTLEMVLKRSHGDHRGTLIGASNSVRSLSGVVAPMIAGMVGEFLGVEYVLYPSFLSLLVGLIISYQYKNRHIKVD, encoded by the exons ATGTCTTATTCAATTCCTCTTTTAAAATTTGTGGCCTTTCTG gaCTTGCTAGCAGTAGGTCTGATAGTGCCATTAATTCCTAACCATGTACGTCAAATGGGTGGTAATCACATTTACATTGGTCTTCTTGGTTCTATTTATGCAGGTTTTCAGCTAGGGTCAGGTCCCTTAATT GGCAGTCTAAGTGATATTAGAGGCCGTAAAGAAATACTTATCTTAACATTATTGGTATGTAGTGTAGCTTATTTGATACTAGGACTTACAAATTCAATTGCAGTTATCTTGGTAGTAAGAGCAGTTTTgg GTTTATTTAAGCAAACACAGCTGTTGACAAAAGCTCTAGTACCAGATTTTGAGAAAAATGAAAGAAAGCAGTcaaatatttatggaaaaatGGCTGCTATATCAGGAATGGGTATAACACTAGGGCCTGTTATTGGTGGACACATTGTTGAAGATTACCCTATTCATGGATTCAGTTTTATTGGTGGAGTTGTGagcatatgttttttaattaatgcag GTCTTGCAATGTTACTACCAAACGTGAATACACCTGCCAAAAGGAAGCCTGAAAAAAGATCATCACAAAATGTTATTTCCACTTTGTTATCTTGTACAAAACAATCTTTTGTGGAATTATCAAAAGTGAAATGGTCAAAGTATTGGacaatatttatgtttcaaGCTTCTAATAGTTTTGCTATGGGAGTCTACTATTCTAGTTATGCACTCTACTTAAAAACTCAGTTTGGCCTCACTCCTAAACATATTGGCTATGTAGTTTCGGTACAAGGAGTCATAGGTGCTGTATCTAGCTTTCTCATTGGCTACATAAACAGTTTCTATGGTCATGATGAGGGCTACACCTTAAGAAATTACCATGTATTTCTCCTTACTACTTTATCATTACTAGGAATATGTTTATCctttaatgttattatgtattctgttttattaattcCATTAGCTATAGGTAATGCAGTCGGTAGACTGGTAACCCTAGAAATGGTATTAAAGAGAAGTCATGGGGATCACAGAGGAACTTTAATAGGTGCCTCAAACAGTGTTAGGTCTTTGTCAGGGGTAGTTGCACCAATGATTGCAGGGATGGTTGGGGAATTTCTTGGTgttgaatatgttttatatcCTTCATTCCTTTCTTTATTAGTAGGACTAATAATAAGTTATCAGTACAAAAACAGACACATAAAAgtagattaa